Genomic DNA from Deinococcus aetherius:
TGTCGGCCTGCGGCTGGGCCACCCCGCCCCTCGGGGCCACCAGGAGCGCCCCGTACAGCCCCAGGCCCTGCTGGCGGTCGGGGTTCTTGTGTGAGTGGTAGAAGTACGTGCCGGCCTGGTTCACTGTGAACTCGTACGTGAAGGTCTCGCCGGGTGCAATGGGCTTCTGGGTCACGTCCGCCGGTCCGTCCATGTTGTTCGGCACGATCAGGCCGTGCCAGTGGATCGTCGTGCTCTCCGGCAGGTTGTTCTTCACGTTGATCCGGACCCGGTCCCCCTGGGTGAGCTGGAGGCGCGGCCCCGGCACCTGGCGGTTCACGGCGTAGGCCGCCACCTGCACGCCCTTCAGGATGTTCCAGCGGATCAGCGAGGTCTCGAAGTTGAACACCTTCACCCCGCCCACCACCTGCGGCGCGAGGGTCTGGTCTCCCCGGGCGCTCGCGGGGGCCGTGAACCGGACCTGGGTGAGGTCCACCGCGGCCATGTCCCGCATCGCCTCCATGTTCATCGTCTTCGTCATGATCATGCCGGGCGGCATCACCAGGTCGCCCATCCGGGTGGGCGTCTGGAGGGGCGTGTCAGGCAGCTCGCCCACGGGGGTCGGCGCCGGGGCGGCCGCGCCCGTGTTCGTGTTGCCCCCGCCCATGTTCATGCCGGGCATGTTCTGGGTGCCGGAGGCGTTCCCACTCATGTCCGTGCCGCCGCTGCCCATGTTCATCCCGGGCATGCCCTCGCCCGTCATGTTCATCCCGCGGGCACTCATGTTCAGGTCGCCGAATGCCGCGGCCAGGCCGACGCCCGCTGCCAGGGCGAGCACGCTCAGGATGGTCACGGCCGCGATCTGGGGGCGTGACACTTTAGGAGTCATGTCCATACCGCCGTGGTCCGGGGACGAAGTGGACTCCCGAGGATTTTGCTGGTCGTTCATGTCACATGCCTTTCATGGAGTGGTGGGCGGTGGCGGCATTGGGCGCGGGCACCTCGCCGGTGGTGTGCTCGATCAGGCGCTCCTCGGTGGCGAGGTCGTGTCCTCCCCGGCCTAGCGCCCGTACCGTGCCCATCCCGTGCTTGAGCCCGCTCGCCACCAGCCAGACGTTGACGGGGTACGCGAGCGCGCCGCCCACCAGGGTGGCCAGGGACATCACCCCCCAGAAGCGCGGCGAGGTGGGCTCCATCGCGGTCATGTCGCGGCTCATCAGGATCACCATCACGGGCACCATGCCCGCCATCACCGCGTTCATCGACACCCACTCCGGCAGGAAGGAGCGGCGCACGGCCCTCAGGTACGAGCCGCCCAGCATGTCCCGCATGAAGAGCGCCTGGAAGATCAGCAGCCCGAACAGGAAGCCGAACACGTACTCGCTGATCACGTCCAGCCACATCGGGAGGCCCAGGGTCATGGTGATCGCGGCGGCCACGATGATGCCCGTCGCGTCCCCCGCCAGGCAATGGATGGTGGAACCCACGCTCTGCTTCCACAGCGGCTGGACGAAGGCCTCGTGGGTACCCGGGCTGGGCTCCTGGCACGACAGGACGTACAGCGCCGCGCCCACCGGGCCGGTGTAGAGGGTGACGAGCAGCCAGCCCCACCGCATCACCTTCATCTCCGGGTTGCGGGTGAAGGCGTCCCAGGCGACGTAGACCGTCGCCAGCGCGGTCAGCCCGAACCACACCGCGAGGATGACGTCGATGGTCGCCCAACCGGTCGCGGCAGGAGTCATGCCCGCCCCCGGAACTTGGGCGCGGCGCAGACGCGGGCCAATGGAACGGACCGGCCCCTCACCCCTCCATCCGGTTCTCGAGGGTGTCGCCCGCGATCATCCAGGGATTCCTGCCGCCGGGAGTCCAGGGTCTGGGCACGACGTGTCGGGAACCTGGCGTCGCGCCCTCACCCCGGATGGGGGAGCAGATCAGGGCGAAATCCCAGCGGACGGACCGGGCTTGAAGCGTCCGGGCCGGCAGCCGCCGGTGGGCACCAGCAGGGACGCGGCCTGGCGTGGCGCCGGAATGAGTCACGGCCGTGCCCTGGGTGGTCGTGGGCACGGGGATGGGTTGTTGGCAGTTCATCTCCACCTCCTCCTGCCGCAAGGCTAGGCGCGAGCTGTTAAGTTCGTGTAACCCGGCTGGGGTTGTCTGGAAGTTCGCGCCCACACTCCCGGCGTTCCCCAGGGTCAACCCCTCAGCCCACACGGTTCCTGGTCCTCGAGAAGGGGAGTCCACCAGCCGAGGTGTTCACCCGGGCGGACCGAGTGAGCCAGGCCTCTGGTCCGTGAGGGTTGGAGCCCCACGTTGAACGGGCTGGCGTCGCGGACCGGGAAGAGACCAGTCACGGACCCGGGTTCTCAGGAATGTCCCCACCCGATCCCAAGAAGGAAGGGGACACCTCCAACAGCTCGAAAGTCACGTCCTGGCTCCCGTCGGGAAGGCGGTCGAGCGCGAGCACCACGATGGGAAGGATCACCCCCCCCACCGTGGCGCTCGGCTCGGAGATGCCCTCGAAGTCGGCCAGCCGCAGTCCCACCGGCGTGCCGACCGGCAGGCGCGGGTC
This window encodes:
- a CDS encoding DUF4396 domain-containing protein, whose translation is MTPAATGWATIDVILAVWFGLTALATVYVAWDAFTRNPEMKVMRWGWLLVTLYTGPVGAALYVLSCQEPSPGTHEAFVQPLWKQSVGSTIHCLAGDATGIIVAAAITMTLGLPMWLDVISEYVFGFLFGLLIFQALFMRDMLGGSYLRAVRRSFLPEWVSMNAVMAGMVPVMVILMSRDMTAMEPTSPRFWGVMSLATLVGGALAYPVNVWLVASGLKHGMGTVRALGRGGHDLATEERLIEHTTGEVPAPNAATAHHSMKGM